From the Harpia harpyja isolate bHarHar1 chromosome 22, bHarHar1 primary haplotype, whole genome shotgun sequence genome, the window AGTGATTAATTACTGTGAATATTCCTTGCAGAGAGGGTCTGATCTTCTTCCCTTCACAATCAATAGTAGTTTGGCTATGCTGACCTCACTGAAAGCAGGACTGGTCCATATTTTACTGTGGCCATTTATTGTATCCAAAGTAGTCCAGAAGGGAGAGGTAAGCAGGACACCTGGTTCCACTGCTGTTCTGAGAGATCAGAGAGGACCCTAAATCACGCTGGTTGATGGCCCCACGTGTGCTTCTGAATACACCAGGCACTTCTTAGTGAGGAGAGGAGCGGTCTTCTGCCATGGCAAGATTTCAGTCAAAATATCAGCAGACTGGCTATAGGAAGGAGGGTGAACCAGGATATTTTTAGCCAATGATACCCTGAATTCTCATTTTACTTTATTCTGAAAATTGCCATAGTTGTGACAAGCGGGGATCTTGGCGTAACATGGGAGCCTTGCCTCCTCGGCTGTGGCCAATTCAGTAAGAGAAAGGGTGGATGTTACCACATTATCCACGTGGGAGCGTGCACCTGTGCTGTGCTGAAATGTGGTTATTCCCAATCAAAACCTACGAAGTATTGTTTGTCACATTAGACATGGGCCAGTTGTCacgcttttttcttttattggccTTTAAAAATATCTACAAAGTCATTATAAATAGACCTTCTTCCATTCAAGATGGCAACTTCATCCCACTGCTGAGGGATGTAATTTTCAATATGTGCACTTGAAATGCAGCCAAGTGGAATCCAAATGTCATGAACCGACTGGACGAGGACCAGCCCCCCACTTTGCAAACAGCCTCCATAATATCGCAGTGGGGCGCCAGGTCCAATTTCTTTCAAAGTCCGTGGGGTACCATCTGCTGGGGCACAGCTGGGCCTTCCTTCCCCAACTTTTCGAGGCTGACATTCCCTAAAGGATGAGTCTCTCTGCagcctttcttcattttctacgTGTAGGCttaatttaaagaattttttattcCACTTCTGCTCATAAAAATTAATCCCCTCCTGGTATGCAGGCTGCATTCTGTGCGTGAAGCTATTTCACTGCCCAGTGAAGTAACCTTGCAGCTTTTTGCGGTGTCAGAAAGCCGACacctcttgcttttttccctcctatCTCCATCTATTGTTATTGACTTCACGCTCCAGCTTTTGTGCTGAGTTCAGTATTTTATTTAGTAACTGATCCACACCAATTAAAGCATTGCATAAATCCCCAGCTGTCCAAGGGCCTGATTCTTCAAACTGAAGCGTAGGTCCAACATACCAGCCTTCTTCCTCCAGATTAAAAGGGGTTGTAGTCGAGGGACATTGCCAGGGTTGCTGCTGTGGTGCTACCCTTCACAAAGCAGATTTAAGAGCGTAGTCCTGATGTGGGATTTGAATGCTATCAAAAAGCAAATAATGCAAAtcctgtggtgttttttttaattctggagaGGTACCTACTGACTTCTAACCTGTACCAATAGCAAAATCTATCAGTGGCACATTTGTGTTCTTCAGCCCTGAGATTGTGTTTTAACGGTTTGAGTCTGTTCTTATAACCCAGAGGCAGAACCATGTTTTCCCGCTAACTGCGTTCTCATCGTATTTATCTTTGCCTACGCTTTACCTACGCAGGAGAGGAAAATACCTTCAGTGTTGCCCTTGCATTAGGACACGGTAATATTAAATGAGCGAGGAGCGGCACAGAGGAGATGCGGTCACCCCGACTAGCGCTGCTTGCTCCCCTAAGTGCTTCCACTGCccacaaaacacagaagaaagagcCGACGGTGCCGTGCGAGACTGTGTGTAGCCGTGCGCGCTCCCGCCACACCATGCCTCACGAAGCTTGTAAAGcactttttgcatgctttttaacAGGCCACTAACGACAAGTCTCTTGAGAAATTctaaattaaagtatttttttccattttacgcTTGGCAGCATGCcattaaagcaaaataaggagGTAGCGGCAATGTTGATGATTTGAAAAGAACATTCGTGTTTTCTCTTGCGCAGCACCAAAAGCACACGCTTTTGCGGAGATGATAAGATGCTGGTAGACCCTTTGGTGCTGAAGAAGAAGCTCAATAGGATGGCGACAGAGCAAGGGGCCTTTGCTGTTctcagcagcctgctgctgtaCGTCACCGAGCTCGTGGCCGGCGATCCACAGCTCAGCAACAAGAGGACAAAATGGGcagaaggtaaagaaaacaaGGTGAGTTATAACCAGCCACGTCCAGATCCAAACAGGGGCCAGCATCCCACCAGATTTCAGCTCTTGCGGTCCAGATTTCTAAACAACAATCGTGAGCCGTACACCAAGAAAAGAAGAGAAGTCGGCAAACTGGTCATTAAAGAGAAGCTGTGGGTGAGCAGGGCTGGTAACAAGCTGGACAGAAGCAGAGACAGGaaaggagatggaaaagcagCGGAGGAGGATGCAGACACAGCGCCCAGCGAGAGGGCCAGGTGGAGCTGCGCGAGTGCGAAAAACACAGTGAAGGACATCCTGAAGAAATTTttagctgccgaagaaaaagaagccaaggAGAACTCTCCCAGCTGGAAGAAGAAGGGGCCGAACAGCGGTTTGCCGAAAATAGTCAACAGGAGTTCGGTCCTGTCCAAACTGAAGGAGCAGTTTGAACAAAACgctctctgctcagctgcagaggTGAAAGCATCGCTCTTGTGCAAAGGTGagaaaaagactaaaaaattCCCGAGTAGAAAAACTATTCGTAAGCCAGAGGTCAGAGTCCTGCGCACGGCAGCAATGACAGCCACAGACATAAACAGTCCAGAATCCCAATATTTAGTGTGCTCCACGGTCCCGGTGCCCAGACTCAGCATCGTTACCAAAATTAACCATCCTTGGAGCTGGTCGAAAAATAACGCCGCGAAGCAGGCTTTCGGTCATGATACACCACTGAAGGAACAGGGGGGGTCTGACAGAGAGCCCGGTGAGAACAAAACACCCGCAAATGCAGCACAGGACAGGGAGAACAAAGAAGAGTTACCGCTGGCACCTGAGGCCATGCCTGATGCAAAGGACCGTGCTGAGGCTAAAGTAGATTCCACAAAGCAAAGATCCAACTTTACTCCTAATCTAGATAGCTCTTCCACTACCCGTAAAAACAAAGCTCTTGCAGACTGCGTTCCTCCCTTGTCTGAATATAGTCTAGGCTGTGACGGGAATAACATGCCAGCTGGGCCTGATACATCTTCACTATTGGGGATTACCAATGCTGTGCGACGTGTCAAGGAAGACAGCCCACCTTCTAACTCGCCTTACTCTGGCACAGCTGAAGGATCCCATGAAGAAAGTCCTCAGGATACTAAAAGAGGTGAGATTCCTGAAATAACTATGTACGTATACAGTTCAGAGGAAGTTGACACAGAGCTCACAGAGCCAGAAAAGGATCCTTTCTTTGCAGGccaaaaatgttttccagagcaGAAAGCACTGGGAAACATTCTGCCATTTCGCTCTCCAGGAGTCCAAGCATCTCGTGAAGTTGAACCTCCAGTGGAGGATCGACAGCTAACTCTCCGAACACCAGCTTCTGGCAAAAGGCCACTGATAATCCAAAAAGAAGCACCAGGTTTAAGAGGCAGGTGCTCTGAAGAAGCCAAAGAAGGAGCAAAATACTACAGTGAAGAGAAAATATCCTCTACTTCTAGCAAAAATGCTAGTGATGTCCCagctaaaaaggaaaaggagaataaaaCACCCAACAGCCAAATGCAAAATGAATCCAAAACCAAGCAGCCACAGCCTCCTCAAATGCCCAGCCCACAAAATAACTTTGGTAATTTCAGTGGGGACATATCAAATCCAGATGCAAATCAGACCAAACTCACACTCTCCTCAAATGAGAGCCAGGAGAAGAAGCCTGGTGCTGCAGAAGAAGAGCACATCTCTACTCATTCGGAAAAGACACAAAGCCCTTTGCCAGGTGACCTTGTGAAGCACCGTTCCTATATCGCCGAAGAAGATTTTGGGAAGGACAAATTATCTTCATCAAATGAAATGATGAATCATGCAAACAATCGAGCCCTGCACAGAGGTGCCTTGTCTGACCTGGAGACCTGTCACAAGCCATCCAAATCTTTCATTGAGCGTGAAGAGGCCACTGCAGATGAGATGTCCTGGCCTGACTCTGAGGCACGGCAGCCACCCTCGTCAACCCCTTTACCAACACCAATGAGTGGGATTGCAGGACAAAGAATCCATCGCACTCTTGGAAATCCTCCAGCCCTTCGACCTATTGATCTGGTGAGACAGGGAGCTGGTGGCGTGGGAGATGAGCATGCCAGCGATGGCTGTGAGAAGCATCCACCACCCTCTTCAGACGAGTCGACAAACCGTGGGAATGATACGACGGTGGAGAAGAAAACTGCATGTGATTTTAAGAACCAAGTGCTGCCCCCAAATCatgcaacagaagatgaaaacTCTACGGCTGAAGAGACAAATACATGTCCAAGATTTCAGAACTGTCTTTCACTTTCAACCAAGAAgccaggaaaacaggaaaataaaaccacgCTGGCAAGAAAGCCCCTATTAGCCTTGAAGAAGAACCGAACACCAACTTCAGAGGATACCAGGAAGAAAGGAAGTGATATGCTGGAAGAGAACCTGTTTCCTTCATCCGATGAATTGGTCTCAGACCAAAAGAAGCATGCAAAAGGTAAAAATAAGGTCTCCAAACATACAAAGGATAAGCTTTTGTCATCAGGTGGTGACATGAAGCATGAGAGTGATAGGACAGAGACAgatgagagagaagagagaaatgtcTTGCATAAATCTGAGGAGGAACAAGTATTCACACCAAGTGATACAGGGGATCATGATAATAACTCTTCAAATGAGAAGAATGCTCATAGACCTCAAACATCCCAGTCACCTTCATCAGAGCACGATACCAACATTCAAGGAGTGAAAAATACTGGGCAGGATTTGAAGCGTCTAACACCTTCAAGAGATTTTGTGAAACACGAACATGATATGGCAGTAGATGAAAACGTCACCTGCAATAAAGGGAAACACCACCTGTCCTCATCAAATGAACCAATGAAACATGCAAATGACAGTGCAGGGCTAAAAAACATCAAGTCAAGCTTCAAGAATTATTCAATGCCACCAAGAAATACATCAAGGCAGGACAATAAGACCACTGATGAGGAGAATACCCCtcataatttgaaaaatgaaccAGTGCAGCCTAAAAAGAGTTGTGAAGGAGAGAGGAATACTTCATGTGATCCTAAAAATCGAACACCATTATCAAATCCACTGATGAAGCAAGGCAAGAAATCGTCCCCTCTAGAGTCACAGAAAGAGGTGTCACCAGGTGACTTTGTAAAGCCTGAAACTAAGTTGTCCGAAAAAAAGACTAAACATGCCTCTGAGAAGATGCAGTCACCTTCTTCAAACAAAGTGCTGAAGCCTCAAGAAAGAAGCTCTTCaggagagaggaagcagaagacaCCAGCAGCGGAGGACACTGGGTCACCTGAAACAAAGTCTGTAAAAGAGGATAACGAGCACCAGCGTTCTGGGAAGTACCAGCTACCTCCTTCAAGAAAATCAGCAAAGCGTGAGGAAAACACTCCAGGAGGAGACAAGCAGCAAACAAGATTTGAAGATTTTACACCACCTGATACAGATGCTGCAAAAGAGAAGAACAAATTTCCAATTTCCAAGAAATACCGATCAGTATCGTCAGAAACATTGGTTAAGcctcaagaaaaaaatcctccagaacAAAAGCAACAAACATCAGCTTCTGCAGGTTTTAAGAAGCCTGGTACTAAcgctgtaaaagaaaaagatggagatCCAAATTCTGAGAAGTCACCCTCTTCAAACAAAGTGGTGAAGTCCccagaagaaaatgcttcagGAGATAGAAAGCAAAAGACACCAGCAGCGGAGGACGCCAGATCACCTGAAACAAAGTCtgtaaaagaggaaaacaagcacCAGCGTTCTGGGAAGTACCAGCTACCTCCTTCAAGAAAATCAGCAAAGCGTGAGGAAAACACTCCAGGAGGAGACAAGCAGCAAACAAGATTTGAAGATTTTACACCACCTGATACGGATGCTGCAAAAGAGAAGAACAAATTTCCAATTTCCAAGAAATACCGATCAGTATCATCAGAAACATTGGTTAAgcctcaagaaaaaaatgctccaGAACAAAAGCAACAAACATCAGCTTCTGCAGGTTTTAAGAAGCCTGGTACTAAcgctgtaaaagaaaaagatggagatCCAAATTCTGAGAAGTCACCCTCTTCAAACAAAGTGGTGAAGTCCccagaagaaaatgcttcagGAGATAGAAAGCAAAAGACACCAGCAGCGGAGGACGCCAGATCACCTGAAACAAAGTCtgtaaaagaggaaaacaagcacCAGCGTTCTGGGAAGTACCAGCTACCTCCTTCAAGAAAATCAGCAAAGCGTGAGGAAAACACTCCAGGAGGAGACAAGCAGCAAACAAGATTTGAAGATTTTACACCACCTGATACGGATGCTGCAAAAGAGAAGAACAAATTTCCAATTTCCAAGAAATACCGATCAGTATCATCAGAAACATTGGTTAAgcctcaagaaaaaaatgctccaGAACAAAAGCAACAAACATCAGCTTCTGCAGGTTTTAAGAAGCCTGGTATTAAcgctgtaaaagaaaaagatggagatCCAAATTCTGAGAAGTCACCCTCTTCGAACAAAGTGGTGAAGtcccaagaaaaaaatgcttcaagaGATAGAAAGCAGAAGACACCAGCAGCGGAGGACATCAGGTCACCTGAAGCAAAAGCTGTAAAAGAGGGTGATAAACACCAGTGTTCTGGGAACCATCAGTTACCTCCTTCAAGTAAATCATCAAAGCCTGAGAAAAACGCTCCaggaagaggaaaacaacaaACTGTATCTGAAAGTTTTACAAAGCCTGATGTAAGGGCtgtaaaagataaaaacaaagatCCAGGTTCTGGAACGTGCCAGTCCCCATCTTCAAATTTGCTGGTGAAGCCTCAAGAAAAGAATGCCACAGCCAAAAAGAAGCAATCGCCACCGCCACCTGACAAAAAAGCAACGTATAAAACTGGTAGTCCAGAAAAGAAGAGTGGACCTGAGAGAAGAGACAAATACCAGCTACGCTCTTCAGCTCAATCAGAGCAGCTCAGCAATGACAGCTCAGGAAAGGCAGGCCCTGCGGGCGACATCAAGAGCTATCAAGCTCCATTGCCAAGTGATGGCCTAAATTGTAAAAGCAATACTGTCCCAAAATACACCAGTTTGTCTAATAGGGAGAAGTCCCCCAAATCATCCTCATTTCATGTTGCATCAAAAGACGAGGAAAATCCTGCTGGAAATCGAAAAAAGCAGTCTGGATTTAAGAAGTACCAAGTGCTCTCATCAAAGAATTTGGTGAGGCATGAGAAAGAGGTTGCTGAAAGGGAGgggagctggcaggcagctggcAAAACAAGTGAGGAAAAAGCAGAACTGGAGGACTGCTCTAAAGCAGCGTCATTCTCAAAATACACAGTGGAAAGCTACAGCGAAAGACTCTTAGATTCATCTTTCAAACCATTGATCATTAGAGTAACTGACACATTTAAACATCACAGCTAAAAAATACAGCTACAGCTTAGGCAAGAACTTACAGCCGATCATGCCACCGATTCTCTcgatctttcttttttcctttactctCCAGGGCATTACATTATCATTTTTTAATCACAAGGACATTGATGTGCATCTATCTGAGCtgggcttttttcctttcttaaacaTTAGCCTGAAGACAAGAATTAAATTAATCACTGCAAGTGAATTAGCTAATCACTGAATTAATCATCAGTTTATAAATTAAATACGAGAAGGGCTTTGAGATCAGCGTGAATTCAGCCCTGCTCCAGACTCTCCTTGCTAACTAATGGGTTTTGTTTGCAACAAAGACGACTGTTCAGGGTGAATTCTATTTGTATTTACTTA encodes:
- the LOC128135331 gene encoding uncharacterized protein LOC128135331; this encodes MWQKEEQVIPVVMNSSLHDNIQHSCFLLRSTKSTRFCGDDKMLVDPLVLKKKLNRMATEQGAFAVLSSLLLYVTELVAGDPQLSNKRTKWAEGKENKVSYNQPRPDPNRGQHPTRFQLLRSRFLNNNREPYTKKRREVGKLVIKEKLWVSRAGNKLDRSRDRKGDGKAAEEDADTAPSERARWSCASAKNTVKDILKKFLAAEEKEAKENSPSWKKKGPNSGLPKIVNRSSVLSKLKEQFEQNALCSAAEVKASLLCKGEKKTKKFPSRKTIRKPEVRVLRTAAMTATDINSPESQYLVCSTVPVPRLSIVTKINHPWSWSKNNAAKQAFGHDTPLKEQGGSDREPGENKTPANAAQDRENKEELPLAPEAMPDAKDRAEAKVDSTKQRSNFTPNLDSSSTTRKNKALADCVPPLSEYSLGCDGNNMPAGPDTSSLLGITNAVRRVKEDSPPSNSPYSGTAEGSHEESPQDTKRGEIPEITMYVYSSEEVDTELTEPEKDPFFAGQKCFPEQKALGNILPFRSPGVQASREVEPPVEDRQLTLRTPASGKRPLIIQKEAPGLRGRCSEEAKEGAKYYSEEKISSTSSKNASDVPAKKEKENKTPNSQMQNESKTKQPQPPQMPSPQNNFGNFSGDISNPDANQTKLTLSSNESQEKKPGAAEEEHISTHSEKTQSPLPGDLVKHRSYIAEEDFGKDKLSSSNEMMNHANNRALHRGALSDLETCHKPSKSFIEREEATADEMSWPDSEARQPPSSTPLPTPMSGIAGQRIHRTLGNPPALRPIDLVRQGAGGVGDEHASDGCEKHPPPSSDESTNRGNDTTVEKKTACDFKNQVLPPNHATEDENSTAEETNTCPRFQNCLSLSTKKPGKQENKTTLARKPLLALKKNRTPTSEDTRKKGSDMLEENLFPSSDELVSDQKKHAKGKNKVSKHTKDKLLSSGGDMKHESDRTETDEREERNVLHKSEEEQVFTPSDTGDHDNNSSNEKNAHRPQTSQSPSSEHDTNIQGVKNTGQDLKRLTPSRDFVKHEHDMAVDENVTCNKGKHHLSSSNEPMKHANDSAGLKNIKSSFKNYSMPPRNTSRQDNKTTDEENTPHNLKNEPVQPKKSCEGERNTSCDPKNRTPLSNPLMKQGKKSSPLESQKEVSPGDFVKPETKLSEKKTKHASEKMQSPSSNKVLKPQERSSSGERKQKTPAAEDTGSPETKSVKEDNEHQRSGKYQLPPSRKSAKREENTPGGDKQQTRFEDFTPPDTDAAKEKNKFPISKKYRSVSSETLVKPQEKNPPEQKQQTSASAGFKKPGTNAVKEKDGDPNSEKSPSSNKVVKSPEENASGDRKQKTPAAEDARSPETKSVKEENKHQRSGKYQLPPSRKSAKREENTPGGDKQQTRFEDFTPPDTDAAKEKNKFPISKKYRSVSSETLVKPQEKNAPEQKQQTSASAGFKKPGTNAVKEKDGDPNSEKSPSSNKVVKSPEENASGDRKQKTPAAEDARSPETKSVKEENKHQRSGKYQLPPSRKSAKREENTPGGDKQQTRFEDFTPPDTDAAKEKNKFPISKKYRSVSSETLVKPQEKNAPEQKQQTSASAGFKKPGINAVKEKDGDPNSEKSPSSNKVVKSQEKNASRDRKQKTPAAEDIRSPEAKAVKEGDKHQCSGNHQLPPSSKSSKPEKNAPGRGKQQTVSESFTKPDVRAVKDKNKDPGSGTCQSPSSNLLVKPQEKNATAKKKQSPPPPDKKATYKTGSPEKKSGPERRDKYQLRSSAQSEQLSNDSSGKAGPAGDIKSYQAPLPSDGLNCKSNTVPKYTSLSNREKSPKSSSFHVASKDEENPAGNRKKQSGFKKYQVLSSKNLVRHEKEVAEREGSWQAAGKTSEEKAELEDCSKAASFSKYTVESYSERLLDSSFKPLIIRVTDTFKHHS